A window of Streptomyces sp. DG1A-41 contains these coding sequences:
- a CDS encoding aromatic ring-hydroxylating dioxygenase subunit alpha codes for MTSTGLPESLMATLPGSSYTDPEIFAQEQEHIFEAMWFCAVRSADLARPGAFRTVEVGRESILITRARDNSIRAFFNVCRHRGAKLCTAETGEVKRAFQCPYHAWTYDLTGKLVAAPNLTKMPDISRTEYGLAAVATREWLGYVWVCLAENPPPFDEVVGDVVARLGDTESIEHYDIDNLEVGQRIVYDVKANWKLIVENFMECYHCATIHPELTEVLPEFADGYAAQYYVGHGAEFGSEVKGFTVDGSEGLDRIPGVTEDQDRRYYAITVRPQVFINLVPDHVIFHRMYPVAADRTIVECDWLYLRHVVESGKDVSRSVELFDRVNRQDFDACERCQPAMSSRLYAKGGVLVPSEHHIGEFHAFVQERLGAGRPQ; via the coding sequence GTGACCTCGACCGGCCTGCCGGAAAGCCTGATGGCCACCCTCCCCGGCTCCTCCTACACGGATCCCGAGATCTTCGCCCAGGAGCAGGAACACATCTTCGAGGCGATGTGGTTCTGCGCGGTGCGCTCCGCCGACCTCGCCAGGCCTGGTGCCTTCCGGACCGTCGAGGTGGGCCGCGAGAGCATCCTGATCACCCGGGCACGGGACAACTCCATACGTGCCTTCTTCAACGTCTGCCGGCACCGCGGAGCCAAGCTCTGCACGGCGGAGACCGGCGAGGTCAAGCGCGCCTTCCAGTGCCCCTACCACGCCTGGACCTACGACCTGACGGGCAAACTCGTCGCGGCACCCAACCTCACCAAGATGCCCGACATCAGCCGCACCGAGTACGGCCTGGCAGCAGTGGCCACCCGGGAATGGCTCGGCTATGTATGGGTGTGCCTCGCAGAGAACCCGCCCCCCTTCGACGAGGTCGTGGGGGATGTGGTCGCCCGCCTGGGCGACACGGAGTCGATCGAGCACTACGACATCGACAACCTCGAAGTCGGTCAACGGATCGTCTACGACGTGAAGGCGAACTGGAAACTCATCGTCGAGAACTTCATGGAGTGTTATCACTGCGCGACGATCCACCCCGAACTGACCGAGGTGCTCCCGGAGTTCGCCGACGGATACGCCGCCCAGTACTACGTGGGACACGGCGCCGAGTTCGGCTCCGAGGTCAAGGGCTTCACCGTCGACGGCTCCGAAGGCCTCGACCGCATCCCAGGCGTCACCGAGGACCAGGATCGCCGTTACTACGCGATCACCGTCCGGCCGCAGGTGTTCATCAACCTCGTGCCCGACCATGTGATCTTCCACCGGATGTATCCGGTCGCCGCGGACCGCACCATCGTCGAGTGCGACTGGCTCTACCTCAGGCACGTCGTAGAGAGCGGCAAGGACGTCAGCCGGTCGGTGGAGCTCTTCGACCGGGTCAACCGGCAGGACTTCGACGCGTGCGAGCGCTGTCAGCCCGCGATGAGCTCCCGGCTGTACGCCAAGGGCGGAGTCCTCGTGCCCAGCGAGCATCACATCGGTGAGTTCCACGCCTTCGTCCAGGAGCGTCTGGGCGCAGGGCGGCCACAGTAG
- a CDS encoding aldehyde dehydrogenase family protein → MADLYVDGKWRDPVAGGHRDIRCPADDTLSVTVSEGTRPDTEAAIAAARRAFDEGPWPRTSERERGALLLRTADLLERDADAFARAESLDTGKRLVESEYDIADVVSCFRYYGGLGGTDAGRVIDTGRDDAVSRVVYEPIGVCGLITPWNYPLLQASWKVAPALLAGNTIVLKPSELTPSTAILLMKSLEEAGLPAGAANLVLGTGPEAGAPLAEDPAVDMISFTGGLDTGRRIMATAAATVKKVALELGGKNPNVVFADADFETAVDFALTAVFLHSGQVCSAGARLIVEDALHDRFVDEVVRRARRIRLGGPFDPQAETGPLISAQHLAKVEAYVAAGLAEGAVLRCGGERPDDPALADGHYYPPTVLDECGQDMRVVHEESFGPVLTVERFTDEDDAVRIANDTEYGLAGAVWTQDAGKAQRVARRLRHGTVWINDYHPYVPQAEWGGFGYSGVGRELGPTGLDEYREPKHIWQNIQPRPQHWFRG, encoded by the coding sequence GTGGCAGACCTGTACGTGGACGGAAAATGGCGGGATCCCGTGGCCGGCGGCCATCGGGACATCCGCTGCCCCGCCGACGACACGCTCTCCGTGACCGTGTCCGAAGGTACCCGTCCGGACACCGAGGCCGCCATCGCCGCGGCCCGCCGGGCCTTCGACGAAGGGCCCTGGCCGCGCACCTCCGAGCGCGAGCGCGGCGCTCTCCTCCTGCGCACCGCCGACCTCCTCGAACGCGACGCCGACGCGTTCGCCCGCGCCGAATCGCTGGACACCGGCAAACGGCTGGTGGAGAGCGAGTACGACATCGCCGACGTCGTCTCCTGCTTCCGCTACTACGGCGGGCTCGGCGGCACCGACGCCGGCCGGGTGATCGACACCGGCCGCGACGATGCCGTCAGCCGCGTCGTATACGAGCCGATCGGCGTGTGCGGACTGATCACCCCCTGGAACTACCCGCTGCTCCAGGCGAGTTGGAAGGTCGCGCCCGCTCTCCTCGCGGGCAACACGATCGTCCTCAAGCCCAGTGAGCTCACCCCCTCGACGGCCATCCTGCTGATGAAGTCACTGGAGGAGGCCGGGCTTCCGGCCGGTGCCGCCAACCTCGTCCTGGGAACCGGGCCCGAGGCGGGCGCACCTCTCGCCGAGGACCCCGCCGTCGACATGATCTCCTTCACCGGCGGCCTGGACACCGGCAGACGCATCATGGCCACCGCCGCCGCGACCGTGAAGAAGGTCGCGCTGGAACTCGGCGGCAAGAACCCCAACGTCGTCTTCGCCGACGCCGACTTCGAAACGGCCGTGGACTTCGCGCTCACGGCCGTCTTCCTGCATTCGGGCCAGGTCTGCTCGGCCGGCGCCCGGCTGATCGTCGAGGACGCGCTGCACGACCGGTTCGTCGACGAGGTGGTCCGCCGCGCCCGGCGGATCCGGCTCGGCGGCCCCTTCGATCCGCAGGCCGAGACCGGACCGCTGATCTCCGCGCAGCACCTGGCGAAGGTCGAGGCGTACGTCGCGGCCGGACTCGCCGAGGGCGCCGTCCTGCGCTGCGGTGGCGAACGCCCCGACGACCCGGCCTTGGCCGACGGCCACTACTACCCGCCCACCGTGCTCGACGAGTGCGGTCAGGACATGCGGGTGGTGCACGAGGAGTCCTTCGGACCCGTGCTCACCGTGGAGCGCTTCACCGACGAGGACGACGCCGTGCGCATCGCCAACGACACCGAGTACGGACTCGCAGGCGCCGTCTGGACGCAGGACGCCGGGAAGGCCCAGCGGGTCGCCCGCCGGCTGCGCCACGGCACGGTGTGGATCAACGACTACCACCCCTATGTGCCGCAGGCGGAATGGGGCGGGTTCGGGTACTCCGGCGTGGGCCGGGAGCTGGGCCCGACCGGCCTGGACGAGTACCGGGAGCCCAAACACATCTGGCAGAACATCCAACCCCGGCCGCAGCACTGGTTCCGCGGCTGA
- a CDS encoding ABC transporter permease subunit → MTVAIEKPEKTGTVEPPAPARRVRRVNRAVVVAAILLVWLALFAVLRGKQTLDLAAADLTDLHRWFNDVNDSIGANRNSNPLFLYFFNEIRLVIDFLVTFVQELISQPTAGRPVPQIGWLGVVGIVGYVSWAMGNWRVALLAMAGFTFLGLQGLWQESMDTLALTLSAVFVALLFAIPLGVWAGLSDRFNRIVTPFLDFMQTMPTFVYLAPLTLFFLIGPASATIATTIYAAPPAIRITAHAIRSVPETTVEAADSMGATRRQALLKVLLPMSKRTVVMGINQTIMAALAMVTIAALINAPGLGATVIQALQSLDVGTAFNAGLAIVVMAIVLDRVTTAASGRAETARGSDSPFLKWRRQLLAAGAVAAALLVYLSHMYVWAAEFPGDGGIGSGIATTAADVTTWAQDNLSGLTNAFRDALTNGLLNPFQTLLTDSPWWLVGVALVAVGTVLGGWRAGATTVVCVGLLVGTGVWSDAMTTLASTAVATVLVMLLGVAVGVWMGRSALVDRLLRPTLDAAQVMPPFVYLVPFLALFGATRFTAIVAAVVYAAPVAIKIIADGVRAVPETTVEAATSTGCNTWQIITKVQLPMSRGALTLATNQGLIYVLSMVVVGGLVGAGALGYDVVAGFSQGQLYGKGLAAGLAIVLLGVMFDRITQAAARRAGA, encoded by the coding sequence ATGACCGTCGCGATCGAGAAGCCGGAGAAGACCGGGACGGTGGAGCCGCCCGCTCCCGCCCGGCGCGTGCGCAGGGTCAACCGCGCCGTGGTGGTGGCGGCGATCCTGCTGGTCTGGCTGGCGCTCTTCGCCGTGCTGCGCGGCAAGCAGACCCTGGACCTCGCGGCGGCCGACCTGACCGATCTGCACCGGTGGTTCAACGACGTCAACGACTCGATCGGCGCCAACCGCAACTCCAACCCGCTCTTCCTGTACTTCTTCAACGAGATCCGCCTCGTCATCGACTTCCTGGTGACCTTCGTCCAGGAGCTGATCTCGCAGCCGACCGCGGGCCGTCCGGTGCCGCAGATCGGCTGGCTCGGCGTCGTCGGCATCGTCGGCTACGTCTCCTGGGCCATGGGCAACTGGCGGGTCGCGCTGCTGGCCATGGCCGGCTTCACCTTCCTCGGCCTGCAAGGGCTCTGGCAGGAGAGCATGGACACCCTGGCGCTGACCCTCTCCGCGGTCTTCGTGGCGCTGCTGTTCGCCATTCCCCTGGGCGTGTGGGCCGGGTTGTCGGACCGGTTCAACCGGATCGTGACGCCGTTCCTGGACTTCATGCAGACGATGCCGACCTTCGTCTATCTGGCGCCGCTGACCCTGTTCTTCCTGATCGGTCCCGCCTCCGCCACGATCGCCACCACGATCTACGCGGCACCGCCGGCGATCCGTATCACGGCGCACGCCATCCGCTCCGTACCGGAGACCACGGTCGAGGCGGCGGACTCGATGGGCGCAACACGGCGGCAGGCCCTGCTCAAGGTCCTGCTGCCGATGTCCAAGCGGACCGTGGTGATGGGCATCAACCAGACCATCATGGCCGCCCTGGCCATGGTGACCATCGCGGCCCTGATCAACGCCCCCGGCCTTGGCGCGACCGTCATCCAGGCCCTCCAGTCACTGGACGTCGGCACGGCCTTCAACGCCGGTCTGGCCATCGTCGTCATGGCCATCGTGCTGGACCGGGTCACCACCGCGGCGAGCGGCCGGGCGGAGACGGCCCGGGGCTCGGACAGTCCCTTCCTCAAGTGGCGGCGGCAGCTGCTCGCGGCAGGCGCGGTGGCCGCGGCGCTGCTGGTGTATCTGTCGCACATGTATGTGTGGGCGGCCGAGTTCCCCGGCGACGGCGGCATCGGCAGCGGCATCGCCACGACGGCGGCCGATGTGACCACCTGGGCACAGGACAACCTGTCGGGCCTGACCAACGCCTTCCGTGACGCCCTCACCAACGGCCTGCTCAATCCGTTCCAGACCCTGCTAACCGACTCCCCGTGGTGGCTCGTCGGCGTCGCCCTCGTCGCGGTCGGCACGGTGCTCGGCGGATGGCGCGCCGGGGCCACCACCGTCGTGTGCGTGGGCCTGCTGGTCGGTACCGGTGTCTGGTCGGACGCCATGACGACGCTGGCGTCCACCGCGGTGGCGACGGTGCTGGTGATGCTGCTCGGCGTCGCCGTCGGAGTGTGGATGGGACGCAGCGCGCTCGTGGACCGGCTGCTGCGGCCTACCCTGGACGCGGCCCAGGTCATGCCGCCGTTCGTCTATCTCGTGCCGTTCCTGGCGCTGTTCGGCGCGACACGGTTCACGGCCATCGTCGCCGCCGTCGTCTACGCGGCGCCGGTCGCCATCAAGATCATCGCCGACGGGGTGCGGGCCGTGCCCGAGACCACCGTCGAGGCGGCGACGTCCACCGGGTGCAACACCTGGCAGATCATCACCAAGGTCCAACTGCCCATGTCGCGGGGCGCCCTGACCCTCGCGACCAACCAGGGCCTGATCTACGTGCTGTCCATGGTCGTCGTGGGCGGCCTGGTGGGCGCGGGTGCCCTCGGCTACGACGTCGTGGCCGGGTTCTCGCAGGGACAGCTGTACGGCAAGGGACTCGCGGCGGGGCTCGCCATCGTCCTGCTCGGAGTCATGTTCGACCGGATCACTCAGGCAGCGGCTCGCCGCGCCGGCGCATAA
- a CDS encoding glycine betaine/L-proline ABC transporter ATP-binding protein, whose translation MTPATTEVPQRRGTPQDSAPTPVISVRELWKVFGPKADQVPGSEELRGLTRRELMDRTGCTAAVRDVDFEVAPGEVFVVMGLSGSGKSTLVRCLTRLIEPTAGEILFEGENIRDADAGRLRELRRSKFSMVFQHFGLLPHRRVVENVAFGLEIRGMSRAERTRRALEVVELVGLSGYESSYPDQLSGGMQQRVGLARALAGDPDVLLFDEPFSALDPLIRRDMQNEVVRLHHEVGKTMVFITHDLSEALRLGDRILIMRDGGMVQCGTGDELVGAPADDYVRDFVRDVPRGDVLTLRWIMRPAEPGDPLDGPELGPDVVVKEATRAVLAAEKPVKVVEDGKLLGIVGDEEILAVVAGQEGDA comes from the coding sequence ATGACCCCAGCAACGACCGAGGTGCCGCAGCGGCGCGGCACGCCCCAGGACTCGGCACCCACCCCGGTCATCTCCGTACGCGAACTGTGGAAGGTGTTCGGGCCGAAGGCGGACCAGGTACCGGGCTCCGAGGAACTGCGCGGGCTCACCCGCCGCGAACTGATGGACCGCACCGGATGCACCGCCGCCGTGCGCGACGTGGACTTCGAGGTCGCGCCCGGCGAGGTGTTCGTCGTCATGGGCCTGTCCGGCTCCGGCAAGTCCACCCTGGTGCGCTGTCTGACCCGGCTCATCGAACCCACCGCCGGAGAGATCCTCTTCGAGGGCGAGAACATCCGCGACGCGGACGCGGGCCGCCTGCGCGAACTGCGCCGCAGCAAGTTCTCCATGGTCTTCCAGCACTTCGGGCTGCTGCCGCACCGCCGGGTCGTCGAGAACGTGGCGTTCGGGCTGGAGATCCGCGGCATGAGCCGGGCCGAGCGCACGAGACGGGCGCTGGAGGTCGTCGAACTCGTCGGGCTCTCCGGGTACGAGAGCTCCTACCCCGACCAGCTCTCCGGCGGTATGCAGCAACGCGTGGGTCTCGCCCGCGCGCTGGCCGGCGACCCGGACGTGCTCCTCTTCGACGAGCCGTTCTCCGCGCTCGACCCGCTGATCCGCCGTGACATGCAGAACGAGGTCGTCCGTCTGCATCACGAGGTCGGCAAGACCATGGTGTTCATCACCCACGATCTGTCGGAGGCGCTGCGGCTGGGCGACCGCATCCTCATCATGCGCGACGGCGGGATGGTCCAGTGCGGCACCGGCGACGAACTGGTCGGGGCCCCCGCCGACGACTACGTACGCGACTTCGTCAGGGACGTGCCCCGCGGTGACGTACTGACGTTGCGGTGGATCATGCGCCCGGCGGAGCCCGGCGACCCCCTGGACGGTCCCGAGCTCGGCCCGGACGTCGTGGTGAAGGAGGCCACGCGGGCGGTGCTCGCGGCCGAGAAGCCGGTCAAGGTCGTGGAGGACGGCAAGCTGCTCGGCATCGTCGGCGACGAAGAGATCCTCGCGGTGGTCGCCGGGCAGGAAGGCGACGCGTGA
- a CDS encoding bifunctional 3-phenylpropionate/cinnamic acid dioxygenase ferredoxin subunit, with the protein MMIAACRLVDLPRGEAHRLDIDPPVSVFHTDDGELFAIDDTCTHQDASLADGWLEGCEVECPLHASKFNLKTGAVDAPPAKLPVRTHEVFVEDGMIYVRLSTAAPNLPPCIAARLAGGVA; encoded by the coding sequence ATGATGATTGCCGCGTGCCGTCTCGTGGATCTGCCCCGAGGCGAGGCCCACAGGCTCGACATCGACCCGCCGGTCTCGGTGTTCCACACCGACGACGGCGAACTCTTCGCCATCGACGACACATGCACCCACCAGGACGCCTCGCTCGCCGACGGCTGGCTGGAGGGCTGCGAGGTCGAATGCCCGCTGCACGCCTCGAAGTTCAACCTCAAGACCGGAGCCGTCGACGCCCCGCCGGCCAAGCTCCCGGTGCGCACGCACGAGGTCTTCGTCGAGGACGGCATGATCTACGTCCGGCTGTCCACGGCAGCCCCGAACCTGCCTCCCTGCATCGCCGCCCGGCTCGCGGGAGGCGTCGCGTGA
- the betA gene encoding choline dehydrogenase codes for MAHLQYDFVIVGGGSAGSALANRLSADPGNRVLVLEAGRPDYPWDVFIHMPAALTYPIGSRFYDWKYESEPEPHMGGRRVYHARGKVLGGSSSINGMIFQRGNPMDYERWAADPGMKTWDYAHCLPYFRRMENCLAADPDDEFRGHDGPLVLERGPAANPLFEGFLKATEQAGHAPTDDVNGYRQEGFARFDRNVHRGRRLSASKAYLKPVRKRPNLTIKTRALVTRVLFEGKRAVGVEYRRGRGRPQQVRAREVILCGGAINSPQLLQLSGVGNAEELRALGIDVVHNLPGVGENLQDHLEVYIQYACKQPVSMQPYLAKWRAPFIGLQWLFRTGPAATNHFEAGGFVRGNEDVPYPNLMFHFLPIAVRYDGSVPAGGHGYQVHVGPMYSDAIGSVKIKSKDPAEHPALRFNYLSTEQDRREWVEAVRVARELLNQPAMAPYNAGEISPGPSVETDEEILAWVAKDGETALHPSCTCKMGTDEMAVVDPASMRVHGVEGLRVVDASVMPYITNGNIYAPVMMIAEKAADLILGKDPLPPSTAAYYRHRPLP; via the coding sequence ATGGCTCACTTGCAGTACGACTTCGTTATCGTCGGTGGTGGATCGGCCGGCAGTGCACTGGCCAACCGGCTCTCCGCGGACCCCGGCAACCGGGTGCTGGTCCTGGAGGCGGGCAGGCCCGACTATCCCTGGGATGTCTTCATCCACATGCCCGCGGCGCTGACCTACCCGATCGGCAGCCGGTTCTACGACTGGAAGTACGAGTCCGAACCGGAGCCCCACATGGGCGGCCGGCGCGTGTACCACGCGCGAGGCAAGGTGCTGGGCGGTTCCAGCAGCATCAACGGCATGATCTTCCAGCGCGGCAACCCCATGGACTACGAGCGCTGGGCGGCCGACCCGGGCATGAAGACCTGGGACTACGCGCACTGCCTGCCGTACTTCCGGCGGATGGAGAACTGTCTCGCCGCCGACCCGGACGACGAGTTCCGCGGTCACGACGGCCCTCTCGTCCTGGAGCGCGGCCCGGCGGCCAACCCGCTCTTCGAGGGCTTCCTGAAGGCCACCGAACAGGCGGGACACGCTCCCACCGACGACGTGAACGGCTATCGGCAGGAAGGTTTCGCCAGGTTCGACCGCAATGTCCACCGTGGTCGCCGCCTGTCGGCCTCCAAGGCCTATCTCAAGCCCGTGCGAAAGCGCCCCAACCTCACGATCAAGACGCGCGCCCTGGTCACCCGCGTCCTCTTCGAAGGCAAGCGGGCCGTCGGCGTCGAGTACCGACGTGGCCGCGGCAGACCCCAGCAGGTGCGTGCCCGCGAAGTCATCCTCTGCGGAGGCGCGATCAACTCCCCGCAACTGCTCCAGCTCTCGGGCGTCGGCAATGCCGAGGAGCTGCGCGCGCTCGGCATCGACGTCGTACACAATCTGCCGGGTGTCGGCGAGAACCTCCAGGACCACCTGGAGGTGTACATCCAGTACGCTTGCAAGCAGCCCGTTTCCATGCAGCCGTACCTCGCGAAGTGGCGCGCCCCCTTCATCGGCCTGCAGTGGCTCTTCCGTACCGGCCCCGCCGCGACCAACCACTTCGAAGCGGGCGGCTTCGTCCGCGGCAACGAGGACGTGCCCTACCCCAACCTGATGTTCCACTTCCTGCCCATCGCGGTCCGCTACGACGGCTCCGTGCCCGCCGGCGGACACGGCTACCAGGTGCACGTCGGACCCATGTACTCCGACGCCATCGGCTCGGTGAAGATCAAGAGCAAGGACCCGGCCGAGCATCCCGCGCTGCGCTTCAACTACCTGTCCACCGAGCAGGACCGCCGTGAGTGGGTCGAGGCCGTCAGGGTCGCCCGCGAGCTGCTCAACCAGCCCGCCATGGCCCCTTACAACGCCGGGGAGATCTCGCCGGGACCGTCCGTCGAGACCGACGAGGAGATCCTCGCCTGGGTCGCCAAGGACGGCGAGACCGCGCTGCATCCGTCCTGCACCTGCAAGATGGGCACCGACGAGATGGCCGTCGTGGATCCGGCGAGCATGCGGGTGCACGGGGTGGAGGGGCTGCGCGTCGTCGACGCGTCGGTGATGCCCTACATCACCAACGGCAACATCTACGCGCCCGTCATGATGATCGCGGAAAAGGCGGCCGACCTCATCCTCGGGAAGGACCCGCTGCCGCCGTCCACCGCCGCGTATTACCGGCACCGCCCCCTGCCGTAA
- a CDS encoding IclR family transcriptional regulator, giving the protein MQSVDRAITVLEILARRGEAGVSDVAAEIDVHKSTAFRLLGALEVRGLVEQAGERGKYRLGFGIVRLAGAVTERIDITKQSRPVCERLAEEIGETVNLAVMQERYAINLYQVRGPGAVTAFNWVGQLTPLHATSSGKILLAHMQPKERAALLSDVGLKKMTPRTLTAKTKLEKNLAEALERGYSWTLEEFEVGLHAMAAPVRNRDGEVIAALSASGPAYRLTEDRIHELAPVLVEGADEISHRMGYLG; this is encoded by the coding sequence GTGCAGTCCGTCGACCGCGCCATCACCGTGCTGGAGATTCTGGCCCGGCGCGGCGAGGCCGGCGTCAGCGATGTGGCCGCTGAGATCGATGTCCACAAGTCCACCGCGTTCCGGCTGCTCGGCGCTCTGGAGGTGCGCGGCCTGGTGGAACAGGCGGGCGAGCGCGGCAAGTACCGCCTCGGTTTCGGTATCGTCCGCCTCGCCGGCGCGGTCACCGAGCGCATCGACATCACCAAGCAGAGCCGCCCGGTCTGCGAGCGTCTCGCCGAGGAGATCGGCGAGACCGTGAACCTCGCCGTGATGCAGGAGCGCTACGCGATCAACCTGTACCAGGTGCGCGGTCCGGGTGCTGTCACGGCGTTCAACTGGGTAGGCCAGCTGACGCCGTTGCACGCCACCTCCAGCGGCAAGATCCTGCTGGCGCACATGCAGCCGAAGGAGCGTGCCGCGCTGCTGTCGGATGTCGGCCTGAAGAAGATGACCCCCCGCACGCTGACCGCGAAGACGAAGCTCGAGAAGAACCTCGCCGAGGCGCTCGAACGTGGCTACTCCTGGACCCTGGAGGAGTTCGAGGTAGGACTGCACGCCATGGCCGCCCCGGTCCGCAACAGGGACGGAGAGGTCATCGCGGCGCTCAGCGCCTCCGGACCGGCGTACCGGCTCACCGAGGACCGTATCCACGAGCTGGCACCGGTGCTGGTCGAGGGCGCGGACGAGATCAGCCATCGCATGGGCTACCTGGGCTGA
- a CDS encoding ABC transporter substrate-binding protein: MARHLRAGAAGLAVLGLTLTACGGAKVGDDSAGGSGSSGKCGTFNLAINPWVGYEANAAVLAYVAEHDLGCKVEQKDLKEEIAWQGFGTGEVDAVVENWGHDDLKKKYITQQKTAVDAGPTGNEGLIGWYVPPWLAKAHPDILDWKNLNKYASKFKTSESGGKGQLLDGDPSYVTNDEALVKNLKLDFKVVYAGSETALIQAYRNAEKNKQWVIGYFYEPQWFLSEVPLKKVSLPEYKEGCDADAEKVACDYPVYKLDKIVSAKFAKSGSPAYDLVKNFTWTNDDQNTVAKYIAVDKMAPEAAAKKWVEANRDKVDAWIK, from the coding sequence ATGGCACGACACCTCAGAGCCGGCGCGGCCGGCCTGGCCGTCCTCGGCCTCACCCTCACGGCCTGTGGCGGCGCGAAGGTCGGCGACGACAGTGCGGGCGGCTCGGGCAGCTCGGGCAAGTGCGGCACCTTCAACCTCGCGATCAACCCCTGGGTGGGCTACGAGGCGAACGCGGCGGTCCTCGCGTACGTCGCCGAGCACGACCTCGGCTGCAAGGTCGAGCAGAAGGACCTGAAGGAGGAGATCGCCTGGCAGGGCTTCGGGACGGGCGAGGTCGACGCCGTCGTCGAGAACTGGGGCCACGACGATCTGAAGAAGAAGTACATCACCCAGCAGAAGACCGCCGTCGACGCGGGCCCGACCGGCAACGAGGGCCTCATCGGCTGGTACGTGCCGCCGTGGCTGGCCAAGGCGCACCCGGACATCTTGGACTGGAAGAACCTGAACAAGTACGCGTCGAAGTTCAAGACCTCGGAGTCGGGCGGCAAGGGGCAGCTCCTCGACGGCGACCCCTCGTACGTCACCAACGACGAGGCGCTGGTGAAGAACCTCAAGCTGGACTTCAAGGTGGTGTACGCGGGCAGTGAGACCGCGCTCATCCAGGCGTACCGCAACGCCGAGAAGAACAAGCAATGGGTGATCGGCTACTTCTACGAGCCGCAGTGGTTCCTGTCCGAGGTTCCGTTGAAGAAGGTCAGCCTGCCCGAGTACAAGGAAGGCTGCGACGCCGACGCCGAGAAGGTCGCATGCGACTACCCGGTGTACAAACTCGACAAGATCGTCAGTGCCAAGTTCGCCAAGTCGGGCAGCCCGGCCTATGACCTGGTGAAGAACTTCACCTGGACGAACGACGACCAGAACACCGTCGCCAAGTACATCGCGGTGGACAAGATGGCGCCCGAGGCGGCGGCGAAGAAGTGGGTCGAGGCCAACCGCGACAAGGTCGACGCCTGGATCAAGTAG
- a CDS encoding FAD-dependent oxidoreductase, translated as MRTVAVVGASLAGLSAARSLRKQGYDGRLVVIGDEIHRPYDRPPLSKEFLAGEVSEADLALEADGEDLQAEWLLGARAAGLDTTPRAVRLTDGREVRADGIVIATGAAARTLPGMDGLAGVHTLRTLDDARALRDELARGGRLVVIGGGFIGAEVASTASALGLDVTIVEAAPTPLAGPLGAAMGRIVSALHADHGVRLLCGVGVKGLSGEMRVDAVLMEDGRSIPADIVVVGVGARPCVEWLAGSGVELDDGVKCGADGRTSLAGVVAVGDCASWYDPRSGTHRRVEHWTGARERPDAAVAALLSWGESEPGMPRPPYFWSDQYGVKIQFVGNAARADSVTIEEGTADDRNVLAVYRRAGHPVAVLGMNQPRLFTRWRKQLAAKAP; from the coding sequence GTGAGGACAGTGGCCGTGGTGGGCGCGTCGCTGGCCGGTCTGTCGGCGGCGCGCTCATTGCGGAAACAGGGATACGACGGACGGCTGGTCGTCATCGGCGATGAAATCCATCGCCCGTACGACAGGCCGCCACTGTCCAAGGAGTTCCTGGCCGGCGAGGTCAGCGAAGCCGATCTCGCACTGGAAGCGGACGGCGAGGACCTGCAAGCTGAGTGGCTGCTCGGAGCCCGCGCCGCCGGACTCGACACCACGCCCCGCGCCGTGCGGCTCACCGACGGCCGGGAGGTGCGGGCCGACGGCATCGTCATCGCCACCGGCGCCGCCGCCCGGACCCTGCCCGGCATGGACGGACTGGCCGGTGTGCACACCCTGCGCACACTGGACGACGCCCGCGCCCTGCGGGACGAACTGGCCCGGGGCGGACGTCTGGTCGTGATCGGCGGCGGCTTCATCGGTGCCGAGGTCGCCTCCACCGCCTCCGCTCTCGGCCTCGACGTGACCATCGTCGAGGCGGCGCCCACACCACTGGCCGGACCGCTCGGCGCGGCCATGGGGCGCATCGTCTCCGCTCTCCACGCGGACCACGGCGTGCGCCTGTTGTGCGGCGTGGGCGTCAAAGGGCTGAGCGGCGAGATGCGGGTCGACGCCGTTCTGATGGAGGACGGCCGCAGCATCCCCGCCGACATCGTCGTCGTGGGTGTCGGGGCCCGTCCCTGCGTCGAGTGGCTGGCCGGCTCCGGCGTCGAACTCGACGACGGCGTCAAGTGCGGTGCGGACGGCCGTACCAGCCTGGCCGGGGTGGTCGCGGTCGGCGACTGCGCCTCCTGGTACGACCCGCGCTCAGGCACCCACCGCCGCGTCGAGCACTGGACCGGCGCCCGCGAACGCCCCGACGCGGCCGTGGCCGCCCTGCTGTCCTGGGGCGAGTCCGAACCGGGCATGCCCCGGCCGCCGTACTTCTGGTCCGACCAGTACGGCGTGAAGATCCAGTTCGTCGGCAACGCGGCCCGCGCCGACAGCGTGACGATCGAGGAAGGCACCGCGGACGATCGCAACGTCCTGGCCGTCTACCGGCGTGCCGGACACCCGGTCGCCGTACTCGGCATGAACCAGCCGCGGCTGTTCACGCGCTGGCGCAAGCAGCTCGCGGCCAAGGCACCCTGA